TACCAATACATAACATTGGTGGTTATGTGTATAATGCCGTCAAAAATAAGATTACAGATATATTACGTACCAAAAGAACACGGTTTGATGACCAAGAGCAACTAGAACAACTCTGGACAGATTTTACCTATTTGTTCTATGATCAATCTTCAAATGAATACCCTGCACTAATACAAGAAAAACTAAAGATTGCCATAGAGGAATTAAAGCCTGTCTATAGGGATATCATAGTTGCAGTTGATTTTGAAAATTACAGCTACAAAGAAATTTCAATGGAAACCGGTATACCTCAAGGCACACTAATGTCCAGAAGACATAGGGCACTTTCAATACTTCTTAAAAAAATAGAAAATTAAAAAATAGCATTATGAAATCTAATTTGGAAAAAACCATGGAAAAATCAGCTCAATATTATGTTTATAAAGCGTTCAAAATTCTCATGTATATTTTACTAGGGATCATTATAGTCTTTTTAGTAGGCTACATTGTTATGCGTTTATGGAATTGGCTTATGCCAGATATTTTTGGATTACCTCAAATAGACTACTGGAAAGCTCTTGGCATACTACTATTATCTAAAATAATCTTTGGTTTTGGTGGTGGTGATGGTCCTAACAGCAAAAAAAAGAAAAAGGATAAACACAAGAGATTTTCAAAATTTGATCCATGCAAACCTATGAGAACAGATTTTTCCAAGTGGAAACACTATGATGAATTCTGGAAGAATGAAGGCGAACAAGCTTATAAAGAATACGTGGCACGTAATGAATCTATAAACAACGGATGAAGTTTCTAAACGACATTAACAAATTGTAAAACTTTGGAAACTTTTACAGTTTCTAAAGTTTCCTGATGTATATTTGCATTCGTTATGAAAGAAAAAATACGGAATACGGCATCACAGCTATTCTTGGAACGCGGTTTTAAAAGTATAACAATGGATGATATTGCCAATGAAATAGGCATGTCCAAAAAAACGATCTACAGCGAATATGAAAATAAGACTTCGCTTGTTGAAGATTGCGTTATGGCTAAGTTTTGTGTTTTAAGTGAGGGTATAGATCTAATAATAGCTATGGAAAAGAATGCTATTGAAGAATTATATGAGATCAAAAGATTTGTAATGTCCCATTTGAACAACGAAAAAAGCTCTCCTCAATACCAATTAATGAAATACTACCCTAAAATCCATAAATCGCTAAAACTTATGCAATTTGAAAAAATGCATAAGTGTGTGCTTTTAAATGTAGAAAGAGGGTTAGCTCAAGGGCTTTTTAGAGATAATGTAAATCCTGAATTTGTAGCCCGAATATATTTTAGCGGAATGAACACCATTAAAGATCAGAATATTTTTCCTTTAGACCTTTTTCCTATATCTGAACTTATGGATTCATTTTTGGAATATCATATACGAGGTATAGTTACTCCTAAAGGGAAAACCATATTAAATAACATCATCAATTCAAATCAAGAATAAATGCGAAATCAATTAGTAATCTTAATCACTGTTCTAAGTCTAAACTTAGGTCTATCACAAGAACAGACGTATTCTTTTACCTTAGATGAGGCAATTCAATTTGCTTTAGAAAACAACTACGCCGCTATAAACGCCAATAGGGACATCATAGATGCTCAAAAGCAAAAATGGGAAACTATTGCGGGTGGCTTACCTCAAATAAACGGATCAGTTGGGTATCAAAACCAGTTAAAACAACCCGTTACCCTTTTGCCAGCAGAGCTTGTTGGGGGTGCGGCAGGTGAGTTTATTCCGGTAGTATTTTCCCAACCCCAATCTTTGACCGCTACGGCAACCTTAACCCAACAAATTTTTGATGGGTCATACATTGTTGGTGTTCAGGCAACAAAAGCCTTTTTGAGCTATAGTGCCAATAATAAAGAAAAAACAGATCTAGATGTTAGAAAACAAGTAGTTGAAGCCTACGGCAACGTTTTATTGGCAGAAGAATCGGTAAAGATTTTAGAAAAGAATAAGGCGAACCTTGAAAAAAACCTTTATGAAACAACCAAATTGTACGAAAACGGGTTAGGAGATGAAGAAAGTGTAGACCAACTTCAAATAACACTTTCTTCTGTAGAAAACCAATTACAAAATGCACTTAGACTAAAAGAGATTACCTTACAAATGCTCAATGTTAGTTTAGGTTTAGACTTAAATGCACCAACGCAACTACAAGAAAAACT
The sequence above is a segment of the Maribacter dokdonensis DSW-8 genome. Coding sequences within it:
- a CDS encoding RNA polymerase sigma factor → MASDQKDNTNLNSFFEEEYSSIKRYIQSKIKQTSESDAEDIIQDVALRIFSRPIDALPIHNIGGYVYNAVKNKITDILRTKRTRFDDQEQLEQLWTDFTYLFYDQSSNEYPALIQEKLKIAIEELKPVYRDIIVAVDFENYSYKEISMETGIPQGTLMSRRHRALSILLKKIEN
- a CDS encoding TetR/AcrR family transcriptional regulator: MKEKIRNTASQLFLERGFKSITMDDIANEIGMSKKTIYSEYENKTSLVEDCVMAKFCVLSEGIDLIIAMEKNAIEELYEIKRFVMSHLNNEKSSPQYQLMKYYPKIHKSLKLMQFEKMHKCVLLNVERGLAQGLFRDNVNPEFVARIYFSGMNTIKDQNIFPLDLFPISELMDSFLEYHIRGIVTPKGKTILNNIINSNQE
- a CDS encoding TolC family protein, which gives rise to MRNQLVILITVLSLNLGLSQEQTYSFTLDEAIQFALENNYAAINANRDIIDAQKQKWETIAGGLPQINGSVGYQNQLKQPVTLLPAELVGGAAGEFIPVVFSQPQSLTATATLTQQIFDGSYIVGVQATKAFLSYSANNKEKTDLDVRKQVVEAYGNVLLAEESVKILEKNKANLEKNLYETTKLYENGLGDEESVDQLQITLSSVENQLQNALRLKEITLQMLNVSLGLDLNAPTQLQEKLEDLTVSKMDLSILSTAFNISDNVDYKLAENLNEQRYYEWKLSRSRALPTLNAFVNYGSSSYSESFDFFSGDPEWFDSSILGFDLNIPIFSSLKRSASTQRAKIALEKAKTQLTEAEQQIRLQLENAKNDYTLAINNYETAKQNLLLSERIENKNQIKYKEGLATSFELRQAQTQLYTTQQEFLQSMVEVINKKTDLEIILNTKS